The Anastrepha obliqua isolate idAnaObli1 chromosome 5, idAnaObli1_1.0, whole genome shotgun sequence DNA window TTGCTGTTGATAAACCTGATGTTGttcctgttgctgttgttgctgtgccACAGCTGCGGTATCTAATTCACTTTCGTCAAAATGTATTTCCGTATCGGCCGTGCTGAGAATCTCATTAATAAATTTACTATCGAAAACATCATCAAATGTGAGTATGGAATTATCGTCGGAGGTATTGTGTGGAAGCCCATCTTCGCAGGCTTGCACCATTTCTTGTGGAACCACATAGTTTGGTGGCATTGCTGTTTGCACAACATTCATGTTATTGGGTGCAGTGTTGGCAATAGGCTGATGCAGTTTTTCATTGTGGTTTTCCGTAACCGCTGTAGTACTTggcatatgaaaaatattatttgaagttGGTGTCAAATTAGTTGTAGAATCAACAACGTTTTTCATGGAGCCTCCCATTTTCTTATCAGATTTTCCTTCCACTGCAGGGCATTCAGTAATTGAAGATACGGCCTGGTCAAGTTCACTTAACTGGGTTGAGTCAAAGCGTGAAATTTCTTTCACGGCAGAAGCTTTAGCTACCTCTTTGACAACAGGAATAGAACAAGAACTGCTTGTAATtgctttggttgttgttgtattcgCTATAAGCGACGATTTTGAAGATACCACTTTGCCACTTGAACTAGTGCGCTCGTACTCACTACTCGAACTAGAAACCGATGAATCGGCGAACTCTTGAGCAACAAAAGCAGGGCTTTTCACCTAGAAAtccaaaaacatattaaatgTATTAGTGAAATACAAGCACAATTTCCAATGTATACGAATTTTTAGTAGCATTTTcattcatgaatttttatatattttggtttaaatagtGAATGAATCATCCAAGGAGTAGTATATATGCATCTACAACCTTTACCTACCTCAGGCAAATGTGTAGTCAGTTTTGGTGTCGGCGGCAATGAACATGACGAATTCGACGAGGACGAGTAAAGTGCTATAGGTGTTGTCACTGTCGCATCCAGCATTCCTGTGGTTGGGTCTTTACTATGTTTGGCGCTATTTGCTACGGCACTAGAAGTTGTTACCAATGCGGACGTTACTACTGCTGATGTATTGGTCACATTCTCGTTTTTGTTCGTTTTAGAGCCTGAGGTGTGGGCGGTTTTTTTCGAGCTTTTCCTAGGCGCTTGCGTATTCTCCGAATTGGTGGTGCTGGACGTATGAATCCCGACCGATGCTGCATGGTTGGTACTGCTGTTGTGACGCGATTGTTTGCTCCGCGATCGACTGCCACTGGTGCTACTACTTCTGCCAGAGGAACTGCTCCCAGCCGTTGTACCACTACTTTTGCTACTTTTATGACGCGGTTTAGCTGTATAAGTTGAAGATGTTGTTGATACGGAAGATGAAGATGACGATGCATTTGACGATGTCGACATTATGCCGGATAAATCTGAAGGCGACCCTAAAATTTCAGTTGGTGCTGTTGAACCCGATCCATCACGAATGCAGTCTTGACTATTATCGTTTGGTATTAAACTGTATATGTCACTCGGGGTTGGTGCATTGGATAATTTCGAGGAAGCGGCGCCCCATGCAGTTGGATGTTGCATCATCATGTGATTGTTGAAGCCGACCATAGTGTAAATGCCGCGACAAATACTGCAAACAATAACATCAGCCGATGTCTTCTTGGGCACGATGCCATAATAATGCATATCGTTGCCATTTAAACGTTGCACCTGACGTAGAGATCGTCCACCTCTGGAAGTAGAGGTACCGGACTTTGACGGTGGGGCAGATGAATTGGATGAACTATTCTTTCCATTATTACTTGAAGAACTATCACCTTTATAGCGGTGATGGTGCTTTTCAGCGACGCGGATCTGCTTTAGCAATTTATCAAAATCGAAGTATTGGTGCCACTTTTGTCCCTGATGCTTAATCAACGAATTTTCGatgtttttattagaattactCGAGAGCTGGGTCTCTGAGGATGAATTACTGCTTTTACTTGTTGCCATTGTAGTTGAAAAGCTACTGCTTCCCGATgaactttttgatattttttctgagTGTGCTGCAGTAAAGTCGCTGCTGATGAGCATGACTTACATACAACGATTAAGGCGAATTCgcttttttatagtattgtttctttattttgcaGTTATAAATGCGTATGTTATTCGATCCGTATACCTGGTATGGACTGGATTAGTGTTCAATCACAATGCGTATACAACCTTATTAGTGTAATTTTTGCAGAGTGCGTTCTTGTGAAGAAACGATATCAAACCAGAgtactgaaattttaaaatattcccttgaaatatatatacataaatatgtaagtgtAATTACGTCGCTAGCTTTTAAAATTCTGTAATAATACACTAATGCCATTTCAtccttaaataatttgtttttaacttttaattccGTGTACTTGAATTTCGTTTATATTAATTCCCCTGTGGTTGCGTATTTCGTTCATTTTAGATCTTCCAATTagccaaagaaaagaaaaaatgtaccgTATGTAAGTGATTCAATCAATATTAAAGGTACTAGTTCGTAATACAAATAATATACATCACTGTTATGGGCATAATAATGCCTAACAAACAGCTGTTACCACATATAACAGCTGATAATCCGTAACTTATATACCTCTCTTTTACACGCCTTGTCAAGTACACTAAACACTGAATGAAGGACAGGTAGATAAAAAAGATGAATGTGATGCAGAAGCATGtcaatgtaattatttttttacccaaaaaaGATGTGGTGGCTTAAACTACCTACTCTGGCCACATCACCAATGCACCATGTATATACAAATCTGGACAAGAAAACCCAATTTCACTAATATCGAATTTGTAAAAGAAAGCACAAACTCAAAGTACTGCTAAATAACCAACGCGCTTTAGAGTTTAGCCAATCATATACCGAACACCTATCGATAACTCATTTTGCGTTTCCGGTGTACAAATAGAAGCACTTCTCACCCAATAGCCGTGTGAATGAAGCCCTGCCGTTACAGCATATCCCGTTCTAGATTCGATTCATTATTTAGGAATTActatgtaaaattataaaatatatggtCGGCTCTCTGTCCGAAACAGACACGGcagaaaattttacgtattcgttACTTTTATACGATTACTTTATAGTGCTGAATGAAAAGTGTGCTGTATTTTGTAGAGTTGTATTATGCATCGGGACACAATAGTTCTTATACACGTCTTCACTGGCAAAAGTTTTTAACATATTAATTTTAACAGACAATACTCTGCCAATGGAGATATCATACTGCTTATTGAAAGCAGTAATTAGGCATATTTGAGATTCAAAACAATGAACATACTTTTTTAAAGCCTCTTACAAGATACTTTTATCaaggtaaaaaatttgcacacacAAATATATCCACTGATAAAACTTATATCTGGCAATCAAAATGACAGGAAAATTAAAACGGAATGCACTGCAACTAACGGAGATGTAACCGCTACTACGTACATCACGGCGTACATAATACTAAAGGTCTCGCCTTCCGAAAGCCACTACTTTATTTTTTGCGATTTCAACAACCAGGTGACAACATCACTCGgctgtcggttctacgttaccggaacgacccggcgGCAAGGCTTAATATTGTAtattgaattttcacaaacatgtaatttgccctccatttatttgttatttggtttgttttgtattattaaagTGCCTGACTTCATACTTgttaaaatcgcgaaaaatagaATAACTGTTTTGGCAAGACGCCACCTGCTGTACTCAATACGTCTTGGTATTCTATCATTATTGATATCACCTTGTATGAAATCGCCTTACTGATTATCGCTTAATAGAAATAATCGCCCATTTTTAGAACTACTAATgctaggcggccgccgtagccgaatagttggtgcgtgactaccattcggagttcatagagagaacgttggttcgaatctcggtgaaacaccaaaattaagaaaaacatttttcaaatagcggtcgcccctcggcaggcaatggcaaatctccgagtgtatttctgcgaacgttggctcgaatctcggtgaaacaccaaaactaagaaaaacattttacaaatagcggtcgcccctcggcaggcaatggcaaacctatgagtgtacttctgccatgaaaaagctcctcacaaaaatatttgccgttcggagtcggcttgaaactgtaggtccctcaatttgtggaacaacatcaagacgcacaccacaaataggaagaggagctcggctaaacacccaaaaaaggtgtacgcgccaattatatacatatatatgtatatataatgctaTGTTCTCACAGCAGATAATTCACTACGTAATTCGCGAGTAATCATGTTTTCACGGTGTATTCGTAATTAATTTTGCCAGCTCTCCTTTTTGTTCTCTTATTATGTACTGTGAATCGGCGATGGAgagaaaaaataagtttaaactaagatttgttttttatatgtagcgtacttaattatataatattaactaaTTCCTTCTATTTTCCAGCAATTAGAAAAGTGGTAGCAAATCGGCCAAAGACTGCTGATAGAGATATATAATAGCGTGGGTGCTGTAAAAACAGCCAAATCATTTTAGAAATGGTGCAGGAATAGCAGAACCAAGATTTGTGTACTCGTTGCTGgaggtgaaaaagaaaaagcacTACTTGAGTACATGGCGCCCACCTCTCAAGGCGCATCCATTAAAGATGGTGGCTATAGACCTACAACAGTGTTGCGAAACAGTACATATTGAAATCATTAGCAAAACAAACTtagataaatttatatttttatgaaaatattttaaatacgctctttaataatgttaattataggtaaatgaaatatgtatttgcatttgttggtttttggctttggttgattataaaatgaaaaattgtagcTGATAACACGGATGtgtgtaaaagtaaatataccAAAATATGAATGGCAACATTATGTCGATGCAACCCACACAAACGAAAGCAACTGTTTTCTACGGGCtcaagttttgctcaatttttgctcaattttgtgtatctCATGGGCAACGGACAGGGACTACGGTAGAAGCGATGAGTATGGGCACCAATATTTGTGCTTTTCAATTTGATAAACAACgcatattcaaaattaaaaaaaatataactatataatatataactttttaataaaaaagtttttttaacatagacTTCAACAAATTATATATTCGATTTATTGTCTGAATAAACCGCTGGGAGCTATGCCGATAATATGTAGTCCTGCCCTTAAAAAGCTtagcaataaaattatatttttcgattAACGATAAATAAAACGGGTATCGTTTATCGGCTTTATATTATTAGTGTTTCACTGGTTTTTGCTTAAAGTTGAATTGATTTTTACAGTTCATCTAtggacaaaaataaaattgtaaatagtTTGAACAAGCTAGTATGCATTTGATTTCAatgataaaaatatacaataccATCACCTAAAGTGCAAACAGACGTGACTGAATTTCAATTAATGCATTTAAGCATTGTGGAATGGTCTATATAACTTTATGCAAACACCAATCTCGGATCTTGACGTTGGCATATAAATAAGTTTCTAATTctaatattgttaaaaaactgTTGCATTTCGTTTTGATATACAAGATATTGAAATGGAGGAGTCGCCAGGCACAATGACGCAGGAGACAACAGGACCGTCCACACCAAGTACTGATGTCGACCCTACTGAGCTTGCAGTAAATGTGAAACAAGAAGTCGAATTAATGGTAGACGAATATGAAACAAACTCAAACATCGACGATGAAGATTATGACGGTAGTGACTCTGAAAGTGGTTATCATTTTGACTATGAACCTGAAGTTAAACGGCCTTGTCCAGTCTTGCCTGATTTAGATGCAAAGAAGAACGCGTACATAAAGAGTGCAAGTTATATTTACAGCAAATTTGTTATGAGACAATGCCCGATGTGTGATTATGAGTTTAATTCGGCACATTGTTGGAAgaagcatttaaattttgttcatcatCTAGAGAAACCGGAAGATTTGCAGTTTAAGTACAATGAAGTAGGCGCGAAGTGCAAATTGTGCGACTTTCAAACGGCAACACCAGACTTCAACAAATTACTAGATCATCAAATTTCTCATATGCCATTCAGTCATTATTTGAAATGCAAATTATGCGAATGGAGGACAAAAACACATCCAAGTATGAATTTTCATTTGCGCCAACAGCATTCGGATATACTCGATGTAACGTGTAAAAGTTTAGAGTTAACGATTTGTCCATATTGCCAGCAAGAATTCGCGTCCCAGTGGTATGTGCGTAAACACATTATACAAGAACATGCAAAAACTATCGACGATAGAACATGCTTTATTTGCTTAGAATGTGGTGAAGAATTTTTGACAAATGCCAGTTTACGTGCGCATGTGGCCGAAAAATTCAAAGACAAGTCCGTGATCGAACTAGGTTTTAAGGAATTTCCTGCTAATGGCGATGATGAAGCTATGTTTAAATGTATTCAATGTCCAACGGTTTTCCGAAAAATTACATCGAATCGCACGATAATTAATTTGCGAGAACATTATATGTTGCATTTAGGAGAATCGACAGGTAAACATGCTTACAAATGCAGATATTGTGAAGAAAGCTTTCGACGTTTCGATAATATGCGAGTACATGTTTGCGACGAATTACGTAAGGTATTGGAAACAATGGCGGGCTCCCAAAATATGAGTTTTGGCACAAATAAaggtaatttttcatattaatccATTTAAGAAATATGCTCATCATTAATCGTAAATTTCAGCACCATCGCTTAGTCGAAAACGTAAGATGGCAAAAAGTGAGTTGGAAGACTTttataaatatctaaaaaattcgGAAATGGATTTTAGTTTTGGCCTTAGCTTAGATTTGACACCTTAATCCTATGCCTATGGGTCGATCGCGTCCGGCGCTTATTTCTACTATATAACGCTACTTGCCCTTGCTCCAAGGTAAACCACTAcctcgccagcctttctcggttcttcactgcgaggaatctacaactctcccccactaaatccacggcgacccttttcaccacctggacaaaggaggtcaagctacaactcaaggtgaaagtcgatgatacacaaattccgacggttaacaaccccaaaatattgggagtcacctttgatagcttgctctccttctcagcgcttagaaccgctattgcaactaaagtacagaatcgcaacaaggttctcAAGTAGCTCGCCGGCAGGAAATATTGCTGTCGACTTTTAAAGCAAAGGCCGCGGACGAGATCTCCGACATAAACAGACAGTTattggatcggacagtgtacggACAGGCCacaaacgacattcatcgggagactctcactaccttcttaagctcccgacccccgaatgccgttatcggagtccaaccaccatcattcgcagacgaagagctccaacttcagatttctcaaaactttttattttaataatattttatcataaacaaatgGTATGAAACATGCAACGTGCAGTAGTTTCCTAAAAAATGCATGATTTTTCAACGAATTGGCCGGACACGAACGAACCATCGGCATGCGATTAGGGTTAATAGAGCTGCAGATACCGAAATAAATTATAACCGGAACGCGCAAGTGCAATACTATATGGCAGGTATATCAGAAGCACGCAGCTAAGCTCTCTCAGTCTGGGTAGTGCCTTTATGAAACACTAGGACTTTTCTATTGAATTGTTTACTTAAATAGCATTATTTGTTGACAATCAGATCAGAATTAATGATGTTGTtggtgtagcagcataaacagtcCCCATActtatatacggggaatgctgctggagtgacagtccttggccgggtcGTTCTGGTTACGTAGAACTGACTATCGTGGGAACGCAAAATTAATGATCTGATCAGGCGATGAACATCATAATATACTACTTCCTCCCATTAACACCAAACACACAGGATGTACCTGTTTGGTGACAATCTAAACTGGGAAGCTTCAGCTCGCTTTGTCCGCTATCTTTCCATATATTTGTGTTGTACGTGATTAATATTTCATTACCAGTTTCAGTAGCGTTTCGAAGCCGGAAAATCGGTCCATTATATCCATTCTATGCAGCCACAAATGCTGTTCGCTAGCAATATCAGCAGtcctccaatttttttttcttgatttcctCGGCTTTTGCATTTTCGATCATGTTCCACTACATCCTGTTCTACGCTAACGGAAGcactcggccaaggactgtcacttaagcagtataaaaaaataatttgggcTTATGATTTAAAATAAGAACCGtccaaattaatttcaattgaataataaattgaaatccATCTATTGACAAATTTGTTTCCGAATTTTTTGGGCAACAcagtatataaaatattatttattgtagcttttgtttttttacttagaAATGCAATATGAACCCGTTATTGGCCTGAAAAGAgattatatgaaatatattcgGCATGTTTGTTTAAAATGTGGAGTCTCATTTGGTAAGTTGTTTCATTGCAAACGGCATATGTTCCAGAAGCATGGGATGAACAAACCGGAGGGTCTCGATTTTAGAAAGGTCGGAAATCAAAGTGCCTCGGATGTATACGAATGTACAGTATGCGAAGAGTTTACCTCCGATTTTGACTTAAATACGATGTTAGTACACGCACGAATACATACAGTATTTGATCCTTTACAATGCAAACATTGTCACCAGTCTTTCGGCTATGAATCCGAAATACCTGGACATGAGTGTGTAGATGTGGAAAGCGTAAACACGTTGACTGGTAAGCATATTAAATGTTtataacaatgaaaatttttgttttaacagtgatttttaaacagaaaaaaGAGGTCCAAGAGAGATACCCATACCTAACATGGAAAGCTTTTGCCCAAAATGTGGGCAAACCTATTCAACGCCATCTTGTCTAACTAGACATATGAATAGAGTGCATGGAATGAATGAACCATACGGGCTCGGTTTCGAAATCTGCGAACCGATTGACATCACTGAAAAAGTATACCGTTGCAGTGAATGTGAAAATTTCACAGCTATGGAGAAGAATTTGAAAGCTATGCTAGAGCACGCTCGGGAACATTTTCCCTTTGACAGTTTCAGGTGCACTCTATGCAAAGAGCGTTTCCGGTTAAAAGATCAAGCGAGGAGACATCAATGTTCAAATGACACCAGCAAAGAAGATGATATGTACGATGAAAAGATATTAAAGAAAACACGGCTGAATAAAATGGGACGATTTTGCCCTAAATGCGGCAAAACGTTTACCAAAACTTGCATTTGTAAAACGCATATAACCCAGGTGCATGGATTCGATAAACCGGCTGGTCTGgggtttgaaaaaattgaatcgATGGATGGTATTACTGAAGAAACATATCGTTGCATTGAATGTATCACTTATACAACAACACTGGATTTAGGTGTTATGTTGGAACATGCCAGAGAGCATTTTCCTTTTGAGAGTTTTTGGTGCATGTTATGCAATGAGCGCTTTAGATTAAAAGTACATGCAAAAGAACACAAATGCTTAAATGCTACAAGTAAAGCGGAATATGAAAAGGATGGGGAGAACGACAAGACGTCACGAGCGAGATATCCAAAGACTTTTGAGAAGTGTATAAGGAAATTTTGCCCTGAGTGCAATACTGAAATGCCAAGTGTGAAAACATGGCGCTGGCATTTGTGTAGATATCACGAAATGGGAACTCTTTCAGGTTTACATATGAAGCAAACAAAAGGCAATTTGGTAGAATGTTTGATTTGCCAAGTACAAATGACATATGCAAGGAGACAAGAGCACAGATTCGTGCATCTGCCTTTCAAACCGTTTCAATGCAAATATTGCAGCGAATATTTCATCGAAATTGAAAAGGCAAAATTTCATTGCAGCGAATGCACGCAAATACCATTAAATTTCGAGGAAAGTGAAGAGCCAAAAGTAATCGTAAGAGATTTATATAAGAGGCTTCCGCGACgcgttgaaataaaaattgatgataAAAATGAACAAATCAAGAATTCGATAGGCTTACAAACAAACGTGATAGATGAAAGCAAAGCGCAGACGATGAAATGCcataaacaaacaagcaataatatgagtttggaaaaattaaatgaacaagAAGAATTGGACAGTGGAAACGAAAGCAGAGCTACAAACAAAGGCATATGCGTAGTACTCACGGATGACAATGATTTCGCAAAGTTTGTTAGAATAAGCTGCCCATTATGTCCTGATACCGAATTCGAATCCAATCTATTCCTATCACGTCATTTTAACGAAGTACATGATAACTTCCGCGAACACTTTACAGTTCATAAAACAAACTCGGCGAATTGTAAAACGTGtaacaaatatttcaatattgtaTACAAAAAGACAATGATAAAGCATTATTTAAGTGAAATCAACGCAACGTGTTTCTGGTGTCGACTATGTGAAAAGAACATGTTATACTTTGAGACCATGCGGACACACCTTTTGGAGGATCACCAAGCCGTGATAGCAGGGCAAACACAAGAGGCGAGTAGTTCAACATCCACGGCGGCTGATGTGACGGATCCTTTGAAAGTAACATCTGTAGACATTTCAAAAGTATCACGCACCACCATGGCTATACCCACAAGCAAGACAGCtgttttcaatgaatttaatgCTTACATTTCATACGCATGTCCCGAATGCAATGTGCCATTCGATACATCCGAGCAATGGCATTTGCACATAAATGGTGAGCATGATTTCTTTGATCAGCATCAGTTGAATATTGAAGCCACACCGGATGGCTTTAAGCGTTGTAAACAGTGCAGTGTCAATATAAGTGGTGGCGTATTGGCGGAACAGCGTCATAAATTGACGCATATGCAGTTTAAATCGTTTATATGTACCCTCTGCCAACATCGCTCAACCACGCTGGGTGTGCTCACTCAGCACTTTCGCAGACGTCACTTTGCCAAGGGTGCGTTTAAATGCGGTTTGTGTCCACGCGTTCTAAGTACTTCATGTGAACAAATCGAACATATAAAGAGTGAGCACGATCCACGTGAATACCCACCAAGATTATGTCgcgtttgttttaatatttttagctcAGCCAGAGCATTGCTTATGCATATGGATTTGCATAATCCCAATCGCGAAGTTTTCCAATGTAATTTCTGCGATcgtttgtataaatataaaagagaATTACGTTTACATGTGCGGGCTAAACACCCCGGAAAAGAAGTTACAATCagtgaaaataattaaacttaaattatgaacgaaaacttgataatttttaatttgaataagtTACAGTAATAAGAAGAAAtgcaatataatttaaaaagatttaattagacacatagtttaaaaaaaaaaacttaatttaaattttaaaatttaaatttttataaaaaggaatttagtttaattttaaattttaaaattacattgattaagtttaattaattaacctgtacaataaataaataataataataaaaaattatataacctTTTATTGCAAAACTTTTAGTATAAAAATCTGACGCAATCAAttcactatacatacatacatacatatacgaaaaataacttaaaataaaatttaaatcaaaatcttACCactattcaaaaatacaaaattttattttaaattattttcgttcccagttttaaatatttacatgaatgttatatgtatatgtacctatgtacatatctatgcaacatattaataattaagttaaaatgaaacaaaaaattccttGTAACATTTCTTAAACAATGTCAAATCTTCATaaccattttattgaaaatggcAATGAAAAGGAAGATCAAATTATGAACTCTTATTAGTTATGAACTAATTTTAaagttataatatataataagttaTATAAGTATGAACTcactaacaatttttaaatttcaacacAAAAGTTCAATCAAATCACCATCACTTAAAAAATTCACctactttattattttaccaattaaaaaaaaaactagaaaatacaCTAAGAATACTTAATTTAACCCttcgttgggcacccgggtctttTCTGGCCAAAATTTTCGACTTTgggcgtgaatttaacatatttctattatagctaacgacttgagctttcaGGTAgcttccaaaaatttaattttctatcgatttatggatgtAACATTAAAAAAGAATCCTCGAACAGgtcgaaaaaaggccagacccgggtgcccaagcgaaggttttaaaaaaagaCCCTCcgttaaagttataaaaattagttcaattgaAATATAGCAGAGGGCAtaaaaagtatacattttttattgaaaattttgtgaaattaatctacctataaaaattaaaaaaaagaggaattGGTTTTATGAAATACATTATTTAAGGTCACATCTGctttcatatataaaaaaaaaaattatttaatacataaattattACTTTAAAAGAATGTATGAGTACACACTGTGCGCTAACTACAAAAAATGtcgtcattcaaaattgatccATTAAAATGAGAGTAACGGAATCggatatttttttctgatagtATTATTTAtcattgtatttataaaatttgtagttttgaaaGAATGATTATTCTTTTGGAGTACTTATTTCTTTGGTCGATCTTGCTATTGTTTGAACTGGTGATTGAGAACACCAACATCTGACGCATGCGCAATAGACTTAAAATGTCGCTATCCTTGTTAGACTAGTGATGTTACGCGCTAGCTTCCTCTCActcaaccttcaatttttcccatctttaactgctggcaaccctaacttgcggccagatttaattaggttgccatatatcataataatgagaaaaaaattagctatattttgatctataacagatcaatatacgttatggatgtataaatatatcgaaatcatacctgtttatacctggctgcggagaggtgcggccaagcgcgcaacggcaactacggtttttttaagtctttacacctattgcagtaaaccgaacgatattttatctcaaaacttggttagtgaaatttttcccgcaaaatcaattaacaataaattaattaaaaatacttgcgaccacatttctactggcaacttggtgaatttttattctcctaatcataaatgtgggtaaaaatatggatttcagcatgtactcgatgactacaccaaatctgcagccggatcTTAGACTAAAATATTCAAGCCCATAACATAAATGCGTTGCtgcaaaatatcaaatatcatttAGAAATTAagtgcatatgtttgtatgtatgtatatacgggtaagtatatacatgcatacatacatacatctatacatacatagttttattttctaatttaatgGCTTACCTGatattcttttattataaaaggtaAGAAATGGGTTTTTTAGTTTGGTTTTTCctattcttaaaattaaaactagacAAAAATGTATTGGAcgttgattattattttttctgaactttatttagtttaaaatatatttacaatttattttagttaaaaaaaattataaaaaaagtaaacaaattttaactcaATCAATTTTAACTTAATCTCATTTTTAGGTA harbors:
- the LOC129248131 gene encoding zinc finger protein 208-like, translating into MEESPGTMTQETTGPSTPSTDVDPTELAVNVKQEVELMVDEYETNSNIDDEDYDGSDSESGYHFDYEPEVKRPCPVLPDLDAKKNAYIKSASYIYSKFVMRQCPMCDYEFNSAHCWKKHLNFVHHLEKPEDLQFKYNEVGAKCKLCDFQTATPDFNKLLDHQISHMPFSHYLKCKLCEWRTKTHPSMNFHLRQQHSDILDVTCKSLELTICPYCQQEFASQWYVRKHIIQEHAKTIDDRTCFICLECGEEFLTNASLRAHVAEKFKDKSVIELGFKEFPANGDDEAMFKCIQCPTVFRKITSNRTIINLREHYMLHLGESTGKHAYKCRYCEESFRRFDNMRVHVCDELRKVLETMAGSQNMSFGTNKAPSLSRKRKMAKKMQYEPVIGLKRDYMKYIRHVCLKCGVSFGKLFHCKRHMFQKHGMNKPEGLDFRKVGNQSASDVYECTVCEEFTSDFDLNTMLVHARIHTVFDPLQCKHCHQSFGYESEIPGHECVDVESVNTLTEKRGPREIPIPNMESFCPKCGQTYSTPSCLTRHMNRVHGMNEPYGLGFEICEPIDITEKVYRCSECENFTAMEKNLKAMLEHAREHFPFDSFRCTLCKERFRLKDQARRHQCSNDTSKEDDMYDEKILKKTRLNKMGRFCPKCGKTFTKTCICKTHITQVHGFDKPAGLGFEKIESMDGITEETYRCIECITYTTTLDLGVMLEHAREHFPFESFWCMLCNERFRLKVHAKEHKCLNATSKAEYEKDGENDKTSRARYPKTFEKCIRKFCPECNTEMPSVKTWRWHLCRYHEMGTLSGLHMKQTKGNLVECLICQVQMTYARRQEHRFVHLPFKPFQCKYCSEYFIEIEKAKFHCSECTQIPLNFEESEEPKVIVRDLYKRLPRRVEIKIDDKNEQIKNSIGLQTNVIDESKAQTMKCHKQTSNNMSLEKLNEQEELDSGNESRATNKGICVVLTDDNDFAKFVRISCPLCPDTEFESNLFLSRHFNEVHDNFREHFTVHKTNSANCKTCNKYFNIVYKKTMIKHYLSEINATCFWCRLCEKNMLYFETMRTHLLEDHQAVIAGQTQEASSSTSTAADVTDPLKVTSVDISKVSRTTMAIPTSKTAVFNEFNAYISYACPECNVPFDTSEQWHLHINGEHDFFDQHQLNIEATPDGFKRCKQCSVNISGGVLAEQRHKLTHMQFKSFICTLCQHRSTTLGVLTQHFRRRHFAKGAFKCGLCPRVLSTSCEQIEHIKSEHDPREYPPRLCRVCFNIFSSARALLMHMDLHNPNREVFQCNFCDRLYKYKRELRLHVRAKHPGKEVTISENN